The Candidatus Margulisiibacteriota bacterium sequence CAGCAGCAGTTTGTTTTATAAAACTTTTATTTATCTTTTTGATGTTAACGCGGAGGTGGGTCAGGATAAAAATTCCAGAATGGCAAGAGATTTTACTCTGGCCTATAATAATCATCTTGATTTGAATGCCAAACTGAACTATAAAGATTTCGCTGAAGGCTTTGAACTGCCCTTCGGTATGGTGGACTACAGAGGGTTCAGAGGTTTCAATTATAATCTTAATTATTTTATTAATAACCTGACAGATTTAAGTTATTACGGTGAAAATTATAGAAGGTCTATTAATGCTCAGGACTTGGGAACAAATAAAAACAATTTGGTGTTCAACTGGAGACTGGAAAAGTCCGATAACAGACTACCAGACATCACAGTATATTACTGGGACCAGCGCGATGAGTCGGTTACCAACTCTTATTCTGTGGTAACAGCTATTTCTCCGACTGCCTCAGTGACATCCAATTTTATTAATAATTATCAGTATGCCCAGCAGGGTATGTATTATCAGGCCAGGAAAAAAATATGGTTACTTGATTTGTGGGCCAAATATTCACCGATCCATTATGAAAACGTGGGAAATCCGGCGGCCGGTTATGATCAGAAGAATTATACTTATGGATTCATAGTCCCGGTGATCAAAGGTCTTTTATCGTATCAGGGTGAATATACTCTGGAAGATAATCAGCTGACTACTTCCAGTTACCAGCAAGATATTTACAGGTCGTTTATTATGTTGACACCTATACCGGTTTACAAAACAGCACTATTTTTTAATGCTTTTTACCAATATGATACGCGAAAAAACAGATCTACCGATGAAGTATTTTCTAAACATTTTGCCAAACTGGAACTTATTTACTATCCGAATCCTGATGGTAATTTAACCTTTGGTTTTTACAGGACAATCGACGATGCTCCGGTTGCGTTTCAAGTATCCAGAGTTCTGGATGAAATTCGTCTGGAATATTCCCAGAATTTCAATTATCTGGCACAGTTCGGTAAGGGTAGAGCTGTATTGACCGGTATGGTTTACTTGGACGATAATGCAAACGGCCAACTGGACGAAGCGGAAAAACCTGTTCCGAATATCAGGGTGAAAATTTCCGATGGTCAGGTATCGACTACCAATCAATATGGTGTGTATAAATTTGACAACGTATATGAGGGCTCCACTACCATTGAGTTGGAAGAAGGAACCCAGAAACTTTCTGCCACAGAAGATTATCCCAAATTTGTACAGGTCCAGCCCGGTCAGAGAATGGTTGTAAATTTTGGCGTACTTCTGGCCAACAGGATTTATGGCAATGTTTTCAGGGATGACAATCAGAACGGTACTAAAGAAGAATTTGAAAAAGGTTTTTCTGGAGTTCGTATAATAATTGGGGAAACTGTTATAAAAACCGACGAAGACGGATATTATGAATATGTGACTGAAGGTATCGGTCAGGAATTTCCAGTAGAACTGGATTTATCATCTGTTCCTGACGGATATAAACTTAGTGGAGAACGTAAAACTACTGTAATCGGCAACGGTAAAGTTAATTTTGTCCTGGAAAAAGTAAACAAAAGTACCTATAAAGATGATTACGTGGAAATAACCGGGATAAAAAAGTTGAACAAGAAGGAATTAATGGTATCCGGAAAGATTTTAAAACCGGTACAATACGCGATTATTAATGACCGGAAATTCAATATAGAATCAGGCGAGTTTCAGGTCAAAGTACCTGTTTCCGGGAATAAAGTTAAGGTAAAATTGTATACCCGAGATCGAAACTATTGGATAAAGTTTTTTAGTTATTGATGGATTATACCTCAACCAAGTTGGTTTACGGTATACTCGCACAAATTTCGGAATTCGGCGAGGCGTCAAGGAGCCAGACGCGCAGGCGTATTTAAATATACGACGAGCACATGGTGACGTAGACAACAAAGCCCCGAAAACCAAATTTGAAAGAGGGAGTTTACAATGAAAATAGCTGTTGTGGGTACGGGTTATGTAGGCTTGGTAGCGGGTAATTGTTTTGCCGATTCCGGTAATCAGGTAATCTGTGTAGATATAGACAAAGCTAAGATAGATAAACTGAAAAAAGGGATCCCTGTTATTTATGAACCCGGTTTGGAAGACCTTCTGGCCAGGAACCTCAAAGAAAAAAGGATCAGCTTTATAACCGATATCAGGGAAGCTGTTGAGCAATGCGAAATTATTTTCGTAGCTGTCGGAACACCTCAGGGAGAAGACGGCTCAGCGGATTTAAAATATGTTTTGAACGTGGCTGCGGATGTAGGGTTATTTATGAACTCCGATAAAATTATCGTTAACAAATCCACAGTGCCGGTAGGTACTGCCGAGAAAGTACAGAAAACAGTTGAAAAAGAATTGCATAAACGTAAAGCCAGATTTAAAGTTTATGTTATCAGTAACCCGGAGTTTTTAAAGGAAGGCACTGCTATTGACGATTTTATGCGCCCTGACCGTATCATTATCGGTGGTAGTTCTGAATATGCTTTAAATATGATGCAGAAATTGTATTCACCATTTTTGAGAACAGACAATCGGATATATTTTATGGACAATAAAAGCGCGGAGATTACCAAATACGCGGCTAATTCTTTACTGGCTACCAAAATTTCATTTATGAATGAAATCGCGACATTGTGTGATAAAGTCGGCGCCAATATCGATAAAGTAAGAGTAGGAATAGGTTCGGACATCAGGATCGGGCAGAAGTTTTTATTCCCCGGAATCGGTTACGGCGGTTCCTGTTTCCCTAAAGATGTTAAAGCACTTATAAAAACCGGACATCATCATGAAGTGCCTATGGATATTTTGCGATCCGTAGAGGAAGTTAATCATAGACAGAAAAAATTTCTCTTTGAAAAAATTAAAAAGTATTTCAGCTTAAAAAAGCAGTCTCTAAAAGGAAAGACTTTTGCCGTTTGGGGTTTGGCCTTTAAACCCAAAACCGATGATATGAGGGAGGCTCCTTCCATAGTTGTTATCAATCATCTCCTGGAACACGGGGCCAAAGTCCAGGCCTATGATCCTGTGGCTATGGATAATTGCAGGTCCATTTGGGATGAGACTGTATTTTTCGGGAAAAACGCTTACGAGGTACTGAAAGGGGCAGATGCTTTAATTATTCATACTGAGTGGAACGAATTTCGTACCCCTGATTTTTTGAAAATTAAAAAGCTCCTAAAAAGTCCTCTGATATTTGACGGACGTAATATTTATAATCCGGACGAAATGTTGCAAATGGATTTCGAATATTTCTCCATTGGACGATAAATGTATATAAAAAAAATTGTCTTGATCTGTTTCCTGCTATTTTTAACGGTTGTCGCTAACGCCGCAATCAGTGATGAAAACTGGGAGAAATTGAGTAAATACTATTATCTGGCCAAAACAGCGAGCGCTGATCCCCAGGCTCATTTTAATCTGGCCATGGCCTATGCTTATACGGGTTTCGTTGAGGAAGGGTTCAGGGAACTGTCGGTTATACCTTCACTGGACAAAGAATTCGCTAAAAAAGTTCTGAGCAAATATCAAAAAAAAGTAGCTCAAAATAAAACCAACTGGGAAAATCATTTCTATTATGCTTTTGCTTTATACTTTAATGATATGAAGGATAAGGCTCAGGAAGAATTCAGAAAAGTCATTCAATACGCCGGAGATAATGCGGTTAAAGGTTGGGCATATGGCTATATTGCTTATATATATGGAGAAAAGAAAGACTGGAATAAAGCTCTGGACTCTATTACAACAGCGGTAAAATTTGAACCTGACGGCGCAGCTCTTTATTTTGCCATGAGTATTGCTAAAAAAGAGAATGGGGATGCTGTGGGAGCTACAGGAGCAATACTTAAGGCCAGCACTCTGCAGGCCAGGCAAATGGTTGGCAAACGATCGCTTCAGCGGTTAAAGAATGAAAAGTAAATTACTTTTATTTTTACTATTCCTGGTAGTTCTTTTTTTTATTTTTAGTCAGATTCAAATTAAAAACACAGGGCCGGCCAAGAAAAACGAACCTGATTTTATCTTGGAAAACAGTACTACCAAACACTATATTAACGGACAGCTTAAATTTAAAGTACAGGCAAGAAGAATAGAAATCCAGAAAAAAAAATTTCTACTTACAGATGCGATAGTTAGTTTTAATAACGGGGTTACCATTGAAGCCGACCAAATGGAGGCGGACCTGAAAAAATCACAGATTATAGCCCGCGATCATGTGATTTTGTTATCTAACAACTTGCAGTATACTGGAAGTTTGATAACATATTTGATTACCGAAAAAAAATTTTTTGGTTATAATGATGGCAAGATAACAATAAAGCCAAGAAAGAAATTATGAACAAACAACTTGTATTGTATTTAATTTCAGCTGTCTTTTCGTTAACAGTTGCCGCTGTCAACACTGAAAAAGTAATTACACAGGACCAGTTGGAAATTTCAGCGGGTCATTTTGAGGTAGACATTTCCAATAATTATTTTACTGCAGAAAATAATATACTTATTGTACAGGGGCCTTTACGAATTACCGCTGATAAAGCCATGTATACTGACAAAAAAGATGTTATTACTTTGTATGACAATATCATCATGCTTTATAAAAAATTAAAAATCAATTGTAATCACCTGATTTATAACCGAAAGATAGACTCTATAACTGCTTATGATCAACTGTTTGTGACTTACAATGATTTTTTTATACAAGCCGATCAATTAACCTATGATATGAAAAAGAATGAGGTTTTTTTCGCCGGCCCTACTGTAATTCGTCGCGGGAAAAATGTAATCAAAAGCAAGGATATTATTTTTGATGTCAATAATCAGAAGCTGTTATCCAAAGAAAAAACCAGGGCTGTTCTGGATGAAGTGAAGTAAGATGTCATCAACCGAATTTCAAACCAAAAAGGATACTATACAGGCAGATCCTAAGACAATAATGGACATTATTATAATCGGAGGAGGGCCTGCAGGTATTAGTGCCGCGCTAATGGCTGAAAGTCGAGGCTTGAATGTTCTTCTAATTGAAGAAGCGGTATTATGCAGCAATTTATTCAATGTCCCCTATATTGAGGATCTCCCTTATTTCGACGAGGAAAAACTGGTCGGACATAAGCTTTCCGACCTTCTCATTGCCAAAGTTAACGAACATAAATTGCATGTAGTCTATGAAAAGGTAACGGATTTGGATGTGTTGGAAAATAACAGAAAAAAGATAATCACCGATAAACATGTTTATTACTCAAAAGCAGTTATCATCGCCTGCGGTTTCAAAAATAAGAAAATACCGATAAAGGATGATCAGAAATTCTATGGTAACGGTTTGTCTTATTGTGCTCCCTGTGATTATATGTACTATCTGAATAGCCCTGTTCTTCTGGCAGGGAGCTCGGAATATGCTGCCAAGATGGCTTTATATTTGACGTCTTTTGTCAGCCAGCTTTATTTTGTAGTAAATAATAATAAATTTACGGCAACTGAGTTCATCAAAAAAGAAATCTATAAAAATAAAAAAATCAGGATTTTTTTTCAACATGAGCTATTATCCCTGGATGGTAAGAGTAAATTGGAAGCCGTTCGCATCAAATCCCTGGGAAATAATAGAGAAGTATCTTTAAATGTAGCCGCGGCTTTTATTTATATGGACATAGAGGGTAACATCGAGTTTTTATCGAACAAAAAAAACGGGATAAACCTTTCTGATGATCAATTTATCATTACTGACAATCTGACCGAAACTTCGGTCGCAGGCATATATGCCATAGGTACTGTCCGGCACGGAACTATGAAGCGGATAACCGCTGCCACGACTGACGCTCTTACTGCCGTAAATGAAATCCAACATTACCTATATTTTTTGAAATGAATATCGCGCTGGTAGGCTATTTCGGACATGACAATCTTGGCGACGAAGCCATTTTACAAAGTGTTTTGCAGCAATTAAAAAAATATCATGTTCCTCTGAGGATCATTGTATTTACCCAGACTCCGCAGGAAACGTCCAGGCGTTATAAAGTTATTGCCTTTCGAAGAAAATCATGGCCTGATCTATTAGCCGGTATCACCATGACTGATGTGGTTGTTTTTGCAGGAGGCTCACTTTTACAGGACAAAACAAGTTTTAAAAGCCTGCTCTATTATTTGTCGATTATTTTTTTGGCGAGAATTTTCAAGAAAAAAATCATTCTTTACGCACAGGGTATAGAAGATTTTCGTTATCCGCTAAGTAAATGGCTGGTAAAAACGTTTTTAGGCTATACACATTTCATCAGCGTCAGAGATGAAGAAAGTTATAAATATCTTAAAGATGTACTGAAAATAAAAAAACCGGTCCATTATACTGTGGATTCCGCTCTGATGCTTTGCCCTTTACAAACGGATAACCGTTATCTGGGCTATATCGGATTGAATTTTATCGATATAGAAAATTTCCCGTACAAGAATGTGTCTGACACCTTGGTTAAATTTTCCCGGGAACATAATAAAAAATATGTGTATATTCCTTTTCATGAGGAAGATTTGAAAATAGCCGGCACCTTGCAGCAGCTCATACCCAGTCAGTATTTTGAAGTTTTGCAACCGCAGGAGAATATATCCATGCTGATAGGGATTATGCAGCAGCTGGACATGGTAATCGGCACCAGATTACATAGCTTGATCCTTAGCGCGGCAGCTTATACTCCATTCATGGGCATACATTATCATGATAAAGTGGAAAGTTTTGCCAAAGAAGTTAAGCAAAAATATATGTTGTTTGATAATTTACAAAACGGTCATTTCTATAGTAATCTGGTAGATGTTTTTTCTCAAAAGGAAAGTTATAAAAATCAGCTGAAGTTTTTGGTGGAAGACCTGAAAACAAAATCAAAAAACAACCTGATTAATAATATCATAATTAAATATGACAAAACGTGAAAATAAACTGCTGGGCCTTCTTTTTTTTAACCAGGGGTATACTAACTTAATTCTGCAGATTAACGAAGCTATAACTGCCAAAAAAAGTTGTTCGATAATTACTCCTACAACCGAGATTTTAGGGGCGTGCCTTGATGATCAGGCAATTTACGGGATAATATCTGAGGCACAGATACTTTTACCCGATAGTGTAACGCTTATTCTTTTATCACGTTTACTGCGCAAAGCAATAACACGAAGGCTTACCGGTATCGATACCATCTATGAGCTTGGCAGGCAAACAACAAGGCAATACAAAGTGTACCTGCTGGGAGCGCAACAATCTGTATTGGACCAGACTGTAAAACGTGCCGGGGAATTATTTCCGGCCTTCAAAATTGTCGGCTGCCAGCATGGTTATTTTGACGCAAAGACTGAAACCGATAAAGTTATCAAACATATTAACGACTCCGGCGCTGAAATATTGTTCATAGGCATGGGTTTCCCTCGTCAGGAGAGGTTTATCAGTGAGTATGGCAAGCAAATACTGGCCCCGGTTAAAATTACAGTAGGCGGCAGCTATGATGTGATTTCCGGTCATTTGAAAAGAGCTCCCAGATGGATGCAAAACAGCGGCTTGGAATGGCTGTTCCGTCTGCTGCAAGAGCCTACACGTATTTTTAGAATGTCGCTTATTCCCTGGTATTTGCTCAAACTGCTCTCAGCGGAGATACAACACAAATATGATCGGCATTGATATCGTAGAAATTAGTCGTTTGAAGGCCCTCATTAAGGACAGAGGCTTTCTGGACAAGGTTTATACTGATGAAGAAATTGAATATTGCGGCTCAGCCAAATCCGATCATTTAAAAGCCTCACGTTTTGCCAACCGTTTTGCTGCCAAGGAAGCTATTTTTAAGGCGGTGGACAAGCTGGACGCTTTATATTGGAAAGAAATTCAAATACTTAATGAGCCCAGTGGAAAACCAGTGGTTACATTTAGCGGTAAAACAAAAAAAGTAATGCAGGAAAATAAGTTGAATATTGAATTGTCTTTATCTCATAGCCGTCAGTTCGCGGTTGCTGCCGCTATGTGCGTTCGCGGCTGATTTTCAGTTCATACACTGTACGTATTCTTCCATACTTTCAAAGATTTTAATTTTTTGATAAATATAAGTAGGAGTTATAATTTCTCGGCAGTCATCGGATATGCTGCAAATCGAGAACTGTTTTTGGTTTTTTTCCGATTCTTTTTGCCCCCTTAGCAACGTTCCCAGACCTGAAAAATCAATATAATGACAATCTTCCAGGTTCAGTGCTATATTTTTCTTTTTGTGATAGAGAATGTCTTCAAAGGTATCGGTCAACTTTTTAGAATCATCAAATTCAACATCACCTTCAATAAAAATAAATGACGTATTACCTTTATCTTCAGTCTTTATATTTCGCATATTGTTGCCCCCCTGTACATAACTAACCCCATTAATAAAATATCAAATTTTATTAATAAATGCAAATTTACTAGTTTATTTTTTTTTCAGGTTTGCCCCGGAGCAGCAAATATCTATTGCTGACTTCATAAAAGCAGCCAGTCCGGACTTCACTTTATCAATATTTTCAGCAAAACGTTGATCAGAAATATACAGGTTACCCAGCCCCGCAAAAATTTCGTCGGTGCAGTTATAGAAGTATTTACTGATATGTTGCTGCCATTCCTTGATTGCCTGCTGGGCCAGCGGATGCCCAGGCCCTTTATCCATCAGATCGGCCAGTTTTTGATGAATTTTGG is a genomic window containing:
- a CDS encoding SdrD B-like domain-containing protein, which codes for MLKKLVILSLVFTFSLAGLIELTYDEEKQVVINGITGFIIIDNKDVIQANTKTNLLLLKGLKPGEASIIVLTDKNKTAYKIKVKPQELVATAKSEVDYSGKRFISNISMGYGAGSSKSDYSQNVWDYGYTYYKFNTQGETPWGFLTNYTYFKNTAAAQGLNSFTTSLKNSYGLFTIGDQFYEEISSIVFPSQPLQGISYQGAYSNLDILLFYGRNNFGNWGSTAEREERDTQTLSFSRLGYRLNRDSSVGLNLSNFSSSLFYKTFIYLFDVNAEVGQDKNSRMARDFTLAYNNHLDLNAKLNYKDFAEGFELPFGMVDYRGFRGFNYNLNYFINNLTDLSYYGENYRRSINAQDLGTNKNNLVFNWRLEKSDNRLPDITVYYWDQRDESVTNSYSVVTAISPTASVTSNFINNYQYAQQGMYYQARKKIWLLDLWAKYSPIHYENVGNPAAGYDQKNYTYGFIVPVIKGLLSYQGEYTLEDNQLTTSSYQQDIYRSFIMLTPIPVYKTALFFNAFYQYDTRKNRSTDEVFSKHFAKLELIYYPNPDGNLTFGFYRTIDDAPVAFQVSRVLDEIRLEYSQNFNYLAQFGKGRAVLTGMVYLDDNANGQLDEAEKPVPNIRVKISDGQVSTTNQYGVYKFDNVYEGSTTIELEEGTQKLSATEDYPKFVQVQPGQRMVVNFGVLLANRIYGNVFRDDNQNGTKEEFEKGFSGVRIIIGETVIKTDEDGYYEYVTEGIGQEFPVELDLSSVPDGYKLSGERKTTVIGNGKVNFVLEKVNKSTYKDDYVEITGIKKLNKKELMVSGKILKPVQYAIINDRKFNIESGEFQVKVPVSGNKVKVKLYTRDRNYWIKFFSY
- a CDS encoding UDP-glucose/GDP-mannose dehydrogenase family protein, which translates into the protein MKIAVVGTGYVGLVAGNCFADSGNQVICVDIDKAKIDKLKKGIPVIYEPGLEDLLARNLKEKRISFITDIREAVEQCEIIFVAVGTPQGEDGSADLKYVLNVAADVGLFMNSDKIIVNKSTVPVGTAEKVQKTVEKELHKRKARFKVYVISNPEFLKEGTAIDDFMRPDRIIIGGSSEYALNMMQKLYSPFLRTDNRIYFMDNKSAEITKYAANSLLATKISFMNEIATLCDKVGANIDKVRVGIGSDIRIGQKFLFPGIGYGGSCFPKDVKALIKTGHHHEVPMDILRSVEEVNHRQKKFLFEKIKKYFSLKKQSLKGKTFAVWGLAFKPKTDDMREAPSIVVINHLLEHGAKVQAYDPVAMDNCRSIWDETVFFGKNAYEVLKGADALIIHTEWNEFRTPDFLKIKKLLKSPLIFDGRNIYNPDEMLQMDFEYFSIGR
- a CDS encoding LptA/OstA family protein; this translates as MNKQLVLYLISAVFSLTVAAVNTEKVITQDQLEISAGHFEVDISNNYFTAENNILIVQGPLRITADKAMYTDKKDVITLYDNIIMLYKKLKINCNHLIYNRKIDSITAYDQLFVTYNDFFIQADQLTYDMKKNEVFFAGPTVIRRGKNVIKSKDIIFDVNNQKLLSKEKTRAVLDEVK
- a CDS encoding FAD-dependent oxidoreductase, translated to MDIIIIGGGPAGISAALMAESRGLNVLLIEEAVLCSNLFNVPYIEDLPYFDEEKLVGHKLSDLLIAKVNEHKLHVVYEKVTDLDVLENNRKKIITDKHVYYSKAVIIACGFKNKKIPIKDDQKFYGNGLSYCAPCDYMYYLNSPVLLAGSSEYAAKMALYLTSFVSQLYFVVNNNKFTATEFIKKEIYKNKKIRIFFQHELLSLDGKSKLEAVRIKSLGNNREVSLNVAAAFIYMDIEGNIEFLSNKKNGINLSDDQFIITDNLTETSVAGIYAIGTVRHGTMKRITAATTDALTAVNEIQHYLYFLK
- the csaB gene encoding polysaccharide pyruvyl transferase CsaB; the protein is MNIALVGYFGHDNLGDEAILQSVLQQLKKYHVPLRIIVFTQTPQETSRRYKVIAFRRKSWPDLLAGITMTDVVVFAGGSLLQDKTSFKSLLYYLSIIFLARIFKKKIILYAQGIEDFRYPLSKWLVKTFLGYTHFISVRDEESYKYLKDVLKIKKPVHYTVDSALMLCPLQTDNRYLGYIGLNFIDIENFPYKNVSDTLVKFSREHNKKYVYIPFHEEDLKIAGTLQQLIPSQYFEVLQPQENISMLIGIMQQLDMVIGTRLHSLILSAAAYTPFMGIHYHDKVESFAKEVKQKYMLFDNLQNGHFYSNLVDVFSQKESYKNQLKFLVEDLKTKSKNNLINNIIIKYDKT
- a CDS encoding WecB/TagA/CpsF family glycosyltransferase — translated: MTKRENKLLGLLFFNQGYTNLILQINEAITAKKSCSIITPTTEILGACLDDQAIYGIISEAQILLPDSVTLILLSRLLRKAITRRLTGIDTIYELGRQTTRQYKVYLLGAQQSVLDQTVKRAGELFPAFKIVGCQHGYFDAKTETDKVIKHINDSGAEILFIGMGFPRQERFISEYGKQILAPVKITVGGSYDVISGHLKRAPRWMQNSGLEWLFRLLQEPTRIFRMSLIPWYLLKLLSAEIQHKYDRH
- the acpS gene encoding holo-ACP synthase gives rise to the protein MIGIDIVEISRLKALIKDRGFLDKVYTDEEIEYCGSAKSDHLKASRFANRFAAKEAIFKAVDKLDALYWKEIQILNEPSGKPVVTFSGKTKKVMQENKLNIELSLSHSRQFAVAAAMCVRG
- a CDS encoding STAS domain-containing protein gives rise to the protein MRNIKTEDKGNTSFIFIEGDVEFDDSKKLTDTFEDILYHKKKNIALNLEDCHYIDFSGLGTLLRGQKESEKNQKQFSICSISDDCREIITPTYIYQKIKIFESMEEYVQCMN
- a CDS encoding TipAS antibiotic-recognition domain-containing protein, whose product is MSEINIHREKYAEETKKKYGHTDAYKESQLKTKGYKAEDWAKINSESAKIHQKLADLMDKGPGHPLAQQAIKEWQQHISKYFYNCTDEIFAGLGNLYISDQRFAENIDKVKSGLAAFMKSAIDICCSGANLKKK